A DNA window from Syngnathus typhle isolate RoL2023-S1 ecotype Sweden linkage group LG2, RoL_Styp_1.0, whole genome shotgun sequence contains the following coding sequences:
- the si:ch211-220i18.4 gene encoding SRSF protein kinase 3 — MTVRLFHFLNRCCFCRSDRMERSRRSRYTAPLQRHASKSRLSLSSDALGSLKQLELKDAENPREYCYGGYHHVQIGDTFNRRYKVLSKLGWGYFATVWFCVDLSLGRHVAVKILKSGAAFAQAGQDELTLLRCTAGPTSQHPHSQRIVRLLDEFKLAGDNGVQLLDTCLVMEALGPDLRSLQMRSGNTRLLQPYVKQIVTQVLQGLDYLHTQCKIIHTDIKPENILLCPKETGPVFNSTVSSGLKGNEADTTGKQDLIPGVFHDATVKIADLGSSCWVYKHFCEEIQTRQYRSLEVLLGSDYGPPADIWSVACIAFELLTGDALFEPKAGASFSLEEDHIAQIMELLGKIPPAVAMSGKYSADYFNHRGNLRRVGPLRIWSLYDVLVEKYHFLLDEATTFSDFLLDMLDYYPKRRATAAQCLLHPWLNS, encoded by the exons ATGACTGTTCGTCTTTTTCACTTCTTGAACCGCTGTTGTTTCTGCAGGTCGGACAGGATGGAGAGGAGTCGCCGTTCACGCTACACCGCCCCTCTTCAACGTCACGC GAGTAAATCTAGGTTATCGCTTAGTTCCGACGCCCTGGGATCCCTCAAGCAGCTGGAGCTCAAGGACGCTGAGAACCCAAGAGAATACTGTTATG GTGGGTATCACCATGTGCAGATTGGCGACACGTTCAACAGAAGATACAAGGTGCTCTCCAAGCTCGGCTGGGGATACTTCGCCACAGTGTGGTTCTGCGTGGACCTTAG TTTGGGTCGGCATGTTGCAGTGAAAATTCTGAAGAGCGGAGCTGCTTTCGCTCAAGCAGGACAGGATGAACTTACTCTCCTACGATGT ACCGCTGGTCCCACTAGCCAACATCCACACAGTCAAAGGATTGTCCGTCTTCTGGATGAGTTCAAGCTGGCTGGAGACAATGGCGTTC AGCTGTTGGACACGTGTCTTGTAATGGAGGCGCTCGGACCAGACCTGAGGAGCTTGCAGATGCGCTCTGGGAACACCCGACTGTTGCAGCCATATGTCAAACAGATAGTCACCCag GTTCTGCAAGGTTTGGATTACCTTCACACTCAGTGTAAAATCATCCACACAGACATCAAGCCAGAGAACATCCTGCTGTGTCCAAAAGAGACTGGACCAGTATTTAACAGCACTGTGTCCAGTGGACTAAAAGGAAATGAGGCTGACACCACAG GAAAACAGGACCTGATTCCCGGTGTGTTTCATGATGCCACAGTGAAAATTGCTGACCTAGGCAGTTCATGCTGGGTG TACAAACATTTCTGTGAGGAGATCCAGACTCGTCAGTATCGCTCACTGGAGGTCTTACTGGGCTCTGACTATGGCCCACCAGCAGACATCTGGAGCGTCGCCTGCATA GCCTTTGAGTTACTCACAGGAGACGCTCTGTTTGAACCCAAAGCAGGCGCCTCCTTCTCTCTAGAGGAAG ATCACATAGCCCAGATCATGGAGCTGCTCGGTAAAATCCCACCAGCCGTCGCTATGTCTGGGAAATACTCTGCAGACTACTTCAACCACAGAG GCAACTTGCGACGTGTTGGACCATTGAGGATCTGGAGTTTGTATGACGTTCTGGTGGAGAAATACCACTTCCTCTTGGACGAGGCcaccactttttctgacttcttacttgacatgttggatTATTACCCAAAGAGGAGGGCCACTGCAGCACAGTGCCTCCTTCACCCTTGGCTGAACTCCTGA